One Bremerella sp. JC817 genomic window carries:
- the mutS gene encoding DNA mismatch repair protein MutS, whose product MTPMMQQYHEAKNACGDAILLFRMGDFYELFNDDAITASRVLGMTLTSRDKGENATPMAGFPHHQLDSYLAKLIQQGYRVGICDQVEDPKQAKGIVKREITRILSPGTLTDDSLLSPKESNYLAAVVCEGNEAGISWIELSTGRFMAGVFAAGRLADELARIAPSECLLSEGTDELPKHFNGQFLQTRRPAWAFGGKSAEEKLTKHFEVKSLDGFGFDDTDRPAIRAAGAILDYLQETQRGSLEHLQSLVAYRNANAVEIDESTRRSLELTRTIRDQRREGTLISVLDRCRTPMGSRLMADWLASPLADVQQICERHDSVEELKNDLPLSEALGEALAGVYDLQRLLTRVTTGRASPRDLNFVGRTLGKLPRIKAKVTSRKSKLLGEIEAQIDLCPEVHDKLAAALVEDCPLTTADGGYIQDGYNERLDELRGLAAGGKQWIANYQAEESKKSGIANMKVGFNKVFGYYIEITNTHKDKVPTYFHRKQTLKNAERYITPELKEYEEKVLSADEKAKTLEYDLFSELRDLVQAAADRLRLTALALAQLDALVSLGNLARDRNYCRPKMDDGKELAIVDGRHPVLDVTEEAGTFIPNDTMLGGEIDDFVAIITGPNMAGKSTYIRQVGLIAIMAQLGSFVPAKEARIGVVDRVFARVGASDELSRGQSTFMVEMTETARILNTATDRSLVILDEIGRGTSTYDGVSLAWSIVEYIHDRIGCRTLFATHYHELADLSQSLDHVMNLNVAVKEWDDKIIFLHKIVSGAADKSYGIYVARLAGIPNDVNERAKQILAQLEQEHLDLDGQSKIRPKRERHPKADLQLTFFGPSEPPVVEEIRTADLSTMTPLDAFQKLIQWQAELKKASD is encoded by the coding sequence ATGACCCCAATGATGCAGCAGTACCACGAAGCAAAAAATGCTTGTGGCGACGCGATCCTGCTGTTTCGCATGGGTGACTTCTACGAGTTGTTCAACGACGACGCGATCACCGCTTCCCGTGTGCTGGGGATGACCCTCACCAGTCGCGACAAAGGGGAAAACGCCACGCCGATGGCTGGCTTCCCTCACCATCAGTTGGACTCCTATCTCGCCAAGTTGATCCAGCAAGGGTACCGCGTTGGTATCTGCGATCAGGTCGAAGATCCGAAGCAGGCCAAGGGGATCGTCAAACGCGAGATCACGCGAATCCTCTCGCCAGGCACACTGACCGACGACTCGCTGCTGAGCCCGAAAGAAAGCAACTACCTCGCCGCTGTCGTCTGCGAAGGTAACGAAGCCGGTATCAGTTGGATCGAGCTTTCGACCGGACGATTCATGGCAGGCGTTTTCGCGGCTGGGCGCCTCGCCGACGAGCTCGCGCGGATCGCACCTTCAGAATGTCTCCTTTCCGAAGGTACCGACGAACTGCCGAAGCACTTCAACGGACAGTTCTTGCAAACGCGCCGACCTGCGTGGGCCTTCGGAGGCAAGTCGGCCGAAGAGAAATTGACCAAGCACTTCGAGGTGAAAAGCCTCGATGGCTTCGGCTTCGACGACACCGACCGCCCGGCCATTCGAGCCGCAGGGGCAATTCTCGATTATCTGCAAGAGACGCAGCGAGGTTCGCTTGAACACCTGCAGTCGCTGGTTGCCTACCGCAATGCGAACGCGGTTGAAATTGACGAGTCGACGCGACGTTCGCTCGAACTGACGCGGACCATTCGCGATCAGCGCCGCGAAGGAACGCTCATTTCGGTGCTCGACCGCTGTCGGACTCCGATGGGCAGCCGTTTGATGGCGGATTGGCTGGCCAGTCCGCTTGCCGACGTTCAGCAGATTTGCGAACGGCACGATTCAGTCGAAGAACTGAAAAACGATCTCCCACTTTCTGAAGCACTCGGCGAAGCGTTGGCAGGCGTCTACGACCTTCAGCGACTGCTGACCCGCGTGACGACCGGTCGAGCCAGTCCTCGCGATTTGAACTTCGTCGGGCGAACGCTCGGCAAGTTGCCGCGGATCAAAGCGAAGGTGACTTCCCGCAAGAGCAAGCTGCTGGGGGAGATCGAAGCGCAGATCGATCTTTGCCCCGAGGTTCACGACAAGTTGGCCGCGGCCCTGGTCGAAGATTGCCCACTGACCACCGCCGACGGTGGCTACATTCAAGATGGCTACAACGAACGACTCGACGAGCTGCGTGGTTTGGCAGCGGGCGGCAAGCAGTGGATCGCCAACTATCAGGCCGAAGAGAGCAAGAAGTCGGGCATCGCCAACATGAAGGTTGGCTTCAACAAGGTGTTCGGCTACTACATCGAAATCACGAACACGCACAAAGATAAAGTTCCGACCTACTTCCACCGGAAGCAGACGCTGAAAAACGCCGAGCGATACATCACGCCGGAGCTGAAAGAGTACGAAGAGAAGGTTCTGAGCGCCGACGAGAAGGCGAAGACCCTCGAGTACGATCTGTTCTCGGAACTACGCGACCTGGTGCAAGCCGCCGCCGATCGACTTCGTTTGACAGCGCTGGCTTTGGCTCAGCTCGACGCGTTGGTCTCGCTGGGGAACCTCGCTCGCGATCGTAACTATTGCCGCCCGAAGATGGACGACGGCAAAGAACTGGCGATCGTCGATGGCCGGCATCCAGTGCTCGATGTGACCGAGGAAGCCGGCACGTTCATCCCGAACGATACCATGCTCGGCGGCGAGATTGACGACTTCGTGGCGATCATCACCGGTCCGAACATGGCCGGTAAAAGTACTTACATTCGCCAGGTCGGCCTGATCGCGATCATGGCTCAGCTCGGCAGCTTTGTGCCGGCGAAGGAAGCTCGGATAGGCGTGGTCGATCGCGTGTTTGCCCGCGTGGGGGCGAGCGACGAGTTGTCACGTGGTCAAAGTACCTTCATGGTCGAAATGACCGAGACGGCACGCATCTTGAACACGGCGACCGACCGTAGTCTCGTGATTCTGGACGAGATCGGGCGTGGGACGAGCACCTACGACGGCGTCTCGCTGGCATGGTCGATCGTGGAATACATTCACGACCGCATCGGTTGCCGCACATTGTTCGCGACCCACTATCATGAACTGGCAGACCTTTCGCAGTCGCTCGATCACGTGATGAACTTGAACGTGGCCGTGAAAGAGTGGGACGACAAGATCATCTTCCTGCACAAGATCGTCAGTGGTGCCGCCGACAAGAGTTACGGGATTTATGTTGCTCGCCTGGCCGGGATTCCCAACGACGTCAACGAGCGGGCCAAGCAGATTCTGGCCCAGCTTGAGCAAGAGCATCTCGACCTGGATGGCCAGTCGAAAATTCGACCGAAGCGAGAACGCCATCCGAAAGCAGACTTGCAGCTCACTTTCTTTGGTCCGAGCGAACCGCCGGTGGTCGAAGAAATTCGGACTGCCGATCTCAGCACGATGACGCCACTGGACGCCTTTCAAAAGCTGATCCAGTGGCAGGCGGAATTGAAGAAAGCGAGCGACTAG
- a CDS encoding ABC transporter substrate-binding protein, giving the protein MELLRALKFFSLLLGVVLLTGCGGGSPVATDTLIYGRGGDANALDPIHTDIGESVKVIVNIFEPLVAYDTETVDLVPGVAESWETSEDGREWTFKLRENVKFHDGTPLNAEAVVFTFERIIDADHPYVFNNIIPYYASYTEIEKVEAVDDLTVKFTLKQPQATFLSAVAMFSSGIVSPTAVKKYGADFTRHPVGTGPFKFEHWKPKQEILMSRFDDYWGEKAGVARLVMVPSEESSIRVTQLKRGEIHIADNLPPAEVDSLEKVPGIVIQSTPGINVGYLTMQTRKPPLDQPKVRQAIAMAIDRDRLIEVAYAGHAEKAKTMVPPTLWGHGENVPERPFDVAKAKALLEEAAQENGFKLPVKLELFVMDQPRPYMQQPRQTAIFIKDALEKIGFDIEIITNDIGQHFQRMTRGEHQLGLSGWSADIADPHNFLHTLLHSTNINEIGGNNLSQYKNEQVDELLDAAQFELEQDKRAELYEKAQMLIYEDSPVLPLVHVPVRIAERDIVEGYKLHPSSQTRLKTARFAEP; this is encoded by the coding sequence ATGGAATTATTGAGAGCTTTGAAGTTTTTTAGTTTGCTATTGGGCGTTGTTCTTCTAACTGGGTGTGGCGGCGGTTCGCCCGTGGCGACCGACACCTTAATCTACGGCCGCGGCGGGGATGCGAACGCTCTCGATCCGATCCACACCGATATAGGCGAGTCGGTCAAAGTGATCGTCAATATCTTCGAGCCGTTGGTCGCCTACGACACCGAGACGGTCGACCTGGTGCCCGGCGTCGCCGAATCGTGGGAGACGAGCGAAGATGGTCGCGAGTGGACCTTCAAGTTGCGCGAGAACGTCAAGTTCCACGATGGAACGCCGCTGAATGCCGAAGCAGTGGTATTTACCTTCGAGCGGATTATCGATGCCGATCACCCTTACGTCTTCAACAACATCATTCCGTATTACGCCAGCTATACCGAGATCGAAAAGGTCGAAGCAGTCGATGACCTGACGGTCAAGTTCACGCTGAAACAGCCCCAGGCCACCTTCCTTTCAGCCGTGGCGATGTTCTCTTCCGGGATTGTCAGCCCGACGGCTGTTAAAAAGTATGGTGCCGACTTTACACGCCATCCGGTAGGGACGGGCCCTTTCAAGTTCGAGCATTGGAAGCCGAAGCAAGAGATCTTGATGTCGCGATTCGACGACTACTGGGGTGAAAAGGCAGGCGTCGCTCGCCTGGTGATGGTTCCGAGCGAAGAGAGCTCGATTCGTGTCACGCAGTTGAAGCGAGGCGAGATCCACATTGCCGACAACTTGCCACCGGCGGAAGTCGATAGCCTGGAGAAGGTGCCAGGGATTGTGATTCAGTCGACGCCGGGCATTAACGTCGGTTACCTGACGATGCAAACCCGCAAGCCGCCACTCGATCAGCCAAAGGTTCGTCAGGCGATTGCGATGGCAATCGACCGCGATCGTCTGATCGAAGTTGCCTATGCCGGTCATGCTGAGAAGGCCAAAACGATGGTGCCGCCAACCTTGTGGGGCCATGGCGAGAACGTGCCAGAGCGGCCATTCGATGTCGCGAAAGCGAAGGCCTTGCTGGAAGAAGCCGCCCAAGAGAATGGCTTCAAACTGCCGGTCAAGCTGGAACTGTTTGTGATGGACCAGCCCCGGCCTTACATGCAGCAGCCACGACAAACGGCGATCTTCATCAAAGATGCGTTGGAGAAGATTGGCTTCGATATCGAGATCATCACCAACGATATCGGCCAGCACTTTCAACGGATGACGCGCGGCGAGCACCAACTTGGTCTCAGCGGCTGGAGTGCCGACATCGCCGATCCGCACAACTTTCTGCATACGCTGCTACACTCGACCAACATCAACGAGATCGGCGGCAACAACCTCAGCCAATACAAGAACGAGCAAGTCGACGAGCTACTCGATGCGGCTCAGTTTGAACTGGAACAAGACAAGCGGGCCGAGTTGTACGAGAAAGCTCAGATGCTGATCTACGAAGATTCGCCGGTGCTGCCTCTGGTGCATGTGCCGGTTCGGATTGCGGAACGTGATATCGTCGAAGGATACAAACTCCATCCTTCTTCGCAGACTCGACTCAAAACTGCCAGGTTTGCGGAGCCTTAA
- a CDS encoding FAD-dependent oxidoreductase, with translation MSTSTLIVGGGVVGTAVAYYLAKAAHQVTIVDQGRHGGACSHANCGYVSPSHIPPIPQPGLIGPTMRSMLSSSSPFYIRPRFSPALFSFLTRFWWNCNAKQMQHAATGKHALLHSSRQLYQELIEGQGLDCNWEKRGLLFVFYEEKHFEEFQKLNDWLARDFQTPATPYCNGELQKLEPALKDEVYGAWHYPEDAHLRPDRLLSSWRGILERMGVKILEQHKVTRFIGEGNRLRAVQCGDQEISADRFVVATGSWSPFFNRELGCTLRIQPGKGYSITMARPTICPQIPMLLEERRVGVTPFEDGYRLGSTMEFGGYDSSVNKKRLALLKSGASQYLKEPFTDETYEEWYGWRPMTPDDMPYIDFAPKYGNVLITAGHNMLGLSMGAGTGKLAWQMLDKLTPHVDPSPYRLR, from the coding sequence TTGAGTACGTCGACATTGATCGTTGGCGGAGGTGTCGTTGGAACGGCAGTCGCTTACTATCTGGCAAAAGCAGCTCATCAAGTCACCATCGTCGATCAAGGACGGCACGGGGGCGCGTGTTCGCATGCCAATTGCGGTTACGTCTCGCCAAGCCATATTCCGCCGATCCCACAGCCTGGTTTGATCGGCCCCACCATGCGGTCGATGCTGAGCAGCAGTTCTCCGTTCTATATCCGTCCGCGATTCTCGCCGGCCCTGTTCAGCTTTCTGACGCGGTTCTGGTGGAACTGCAACGCCAAGCAGATGCAACATGCCGCCACCGGCAAGCACGCACTGCTGCATAGTTCGCGGCAGCTTTACCAGGAACTGATCGAAGGACAAGGTCTCGACTGCAACTGGGAGAAACGTGGCTTGCTGTTTGTGTTCTACGAAGAGAAGCACTTCGAGGAATTTCAGAAGCTGAACGACTGGCTTGCTCGCGACTTCCAAACTCCGGCAACGCCTTATTGCAACGGCGAACTTCAAAAGCTGGAGCCTGCCCTGAAGGACGAAGTGTACGGCGCCTGGCATTACCCCGAGGATGCCCACCTACGACCAGACCGGCTGCTCAGTTCGTGGCGCGGAATTCTCGAACGCATGGGGGTGAAGATCCTCGAGCAGCACAAAGTCACGCGGTTTATCGGCGAGGGGAATCGCCTGCGAGCGGTTCAATGTGGTGACCAGGAAATCTCAGCCGATCGGTTTGTTGTCGCAACCGGCTCGTGGAGCCCCTTCTTCAATCGAGAACTGGGCTGCACGCTGCGGATCCAGCCTGGCAAAGGGTACTCGATCACGATGGCTCGCCCGACCATCTGCCCGCAGATTCCGATGCTGCTGGAGGAGCGGCGCGTCGGCGTCACGCCGTTTGAAGATGGCTACCGCCTAGGATCGACCATGGAGTTCGGCGGGTACGATTCCAGCGTCAATAAGAAGCGACTCGCCCTGTTGAAAAGTGGAGCGTCGCAATATCTCAAAGAGCCATTCACCGACGAAACGTACGAGGAATGGTATGGCTGGCGACCGATGACGCCAGACGACATGCCGTATATCGACTTCGCTCCGAAGTATGGCAATGTGCTGATCACCGCCGGGCACAACATGCTGGGGCTTTCAATGGGGGCCGGAACCGGCAAGCTGGCCTGGCAAATGCTCGACAAACTGACTCCCCACGTCGATCCTTCGCCCTATCGGCTGCGTTAG
- a CDS encoding ABC transporter permease: MVIQRLAQAAVTMLIAVLAIFVAVRALPANPVIAQFGQHAVPEKIEKEMEARGWNKPLWQQAAAFLGQLATGDMGESFARPGERISTRLSQAVPATIELALAAMLIAIPVGIFMGTVAALWRNSWPDWFSMGLALLGVSVPVFFLAICLVVSFPAMPSGFRLPPGTQHDLRSEFYFFESLLTGQFHLAMLSARHLALPAIALSTIPLAVISRITRNSMMEVLDSDYLRTARAKGASVTRMIARHAFPNASLSVMNIVGFQLGMLLTGAILTETVFNWPGLGRYVIDAIRDYDYSVVQACALIMAGIFVTLNLTLDVLFLLLDPRLREGSRS, encoded by the coding sequence ATGGTAATTCAACGGCTGGCCCAAGCAGCCGTGACGATGCTTATTGCTGTGCTGGCGATCTTTGTCGCTGTACGAGCCTTGCCGGCGAACCCGGTAATCGCCCAGTTCGGCCAACATGCGGTGCCTGAAAAGATCGAGAAAGAGATGGAGGCTCGCGGTTGGAACAAACCGCTGTGGCAACAAGCCGCCGCCTTTCTCGGCCAACTCGCCACCGGCGACATGGGAGAATCGTTTGCCCGACCTGGCGAGCGGATCAGCACCCGGCTGAGTCAGGCCGTCCCGGCAACGATTGAACTGGCATTGGCCGCGATGTTGATTGCGATCCCGGTGGGGATCTTCATGGGAACGGTCGCGGCGCTGTGGCGAAACTCGTGGCCTGATTGGTTCTCGATGGGCCTGGCCCTGTTGGGCGTCAGCGTCCCAGTTTTCTTCCTGGCAATTTGCCTAGTCGTGTCGTTCCCTGCGATGCCGAGTGGATTTCGCCTGCCACCGGGCACCCAGCATGATCTGCGGAGCGAGTTCTATTTTTTTGAATCATTACTGACGGGGCAATTTCACCTGGCAATGCTCAGTGCTCGCCACTTAGCGTTGCCGGCGATCGCTCTGTCGACGATTCCTCTAGCGGTGATTTCTCGTATCACGCGGAACAGCATGATGGAGGTGCTCGACTCCGACTATCTGCGAACCGCTCGCGCCAAGGGAGCCAGCGTGACACGCATGATTGCTCGGCATGCGTTTCCGAATGCTTCGTTGTCGGTGATGAATATCGTCGGCTTTCAGCTGGGCATGCTTTTGACAGGGGCGATTCTGACCGAGACCGTTTTCAATTGGCCAGGCCTCGGACGGTATGTCATCGATGCGATCCGCGATTATGACTACTCGGTCGTTCAGGCATGTGCCCTGATCATGGCGGGCATCTTTGTCACGTTGAACCTGACCTTGGATGTCTTGTTCCTGTTGCTCGATCCGCGATTGCGGGAAGGGAGCCGAAGTTGA
- a CDS encoding proline racemase family protein → MPLPTDRIEINVIDSHTGGEPTRTIIGGAPELVSTTLADQIQELKTNYDWVRTSLTHEPRGFEAMVGALLLRPANPEAVARVVFFNNVGYLGMCGHGTIGVAATLCYLGKISPGEHLLETIAGDVVFTLHEDNRVSFVNVPSYRYQTAVPVETENFGTVTGDIAWGGNWFYLCADHGLEISMGNLDQLDRCCREIRNSLDRNGITGENGGIIDHVELFGPPRRDDAQSMNYVDCPGGEYDRSPCGTGTSAKIACLAAAGKLEPGQAWGQESVTGSLFEGSYEWQGDKVLPRIIGEAFVTAETKVVIDPIDPLTFGFSQQK, encoded by the coding sequence ATGCCTCTGCCTACTGACCGAATCGAAATAAATGTTATCGACTCCCATACGGGGGGTGAACCCACACGAACAATCATCGGTGGTGCTCCTGAACTAGTTTCGACGACACTGGCCGATCAAATCCAGGAACTCAAGACAAACTACGATTGGGTGAGGACCTCCCTGACCCATGAGCCACGTGGTTTCGAGGCCATGGTCGGCGCTTTGTTGCTGCGTCCAGCCAATCCCGAAGCGGTCGCTCGGGTCGTTTTCTTCAACAACGTGGGCTACCTCGGCATGTGCGGCCACGGCACCATCGGTGTCGCGGCAACGCTCTGTTACCTTGGCAAGATCTCTCCGGGTGAACATCTACTGGAAACAATCGCCGGCGACGTGGTCTTTACCCTTCATGAAGACAATCGTGTCTCATTCGTGAATGTCCCCAGTTATCGTTACCAAACGGCTGTCCCGGTCGAGACCGAAAACTTCGGCACCGTGACCGGCGACATTGCCTGGGGAGGCAACTGGTTCTATTTATGTGCCGATCATGGCCTCGAGATTTCGATGGGCAATTTGGATCAGCTTGATCGCTGCTGCCGCGAGATTCGCAATTCGCTCGACCGCAATGGAATCACCGGCGAGAATGGCGGCATCATCGATCATGTCGAGCTCTTCGGACCGCCACGACGTGACGATGCCCAGTCGATGAACTACGTCGATTGCCCAGGCGGTGAGTACGACCGATCGCCTTGCGGTACTGGTACCAGTGCCAAGATTGCCTGCCTGGCGGCCGCTGGTAAGCTTGAACCAGGGCAAGCATGGGGGCAAGAGTCGGTCACCGGCAGCTTGTTCGAGGGTTCGTACGAGTGGCAAGGCGACAAAGTCCTGCCGCGGATTATTGGCGAAGCGTTCGTAACGGCCGAAACCAAAGTGGTAATCGATCCGATCGATCCGCTGACATTTGGTTTCAGCCAACAGAAGTAG
- a CDS encoding ABC transporter permease, which produces MSTVSLDPARPVSSIKSRLTKVPGLWIGGALIFAFAFTALFASVIAPYSPDERFGQNEPPSAAHWLGTDSNEKDVLTRVIYGSRLSLVASIASISCAVVVGVGLGMLAGYRGGRTDMFVMRLIDIWLSFPSLLIAFLVIAALRPGWPAVILAVALINVPVFVRQVRAEMLSLKHAAYVEAAIAAGAKPSYLVIFVFLPAVSGTIWVLATLGLGHAILEVAGLSFLGIAGDPSHAEWGAMLVEAKEYLHATIWPALAPGIAISLTILGFNLFGDGLREFFSRRSRSF; this is translated from the coding sequence TTGAGTACGGTAAGTCTGGACCCGGCTCGTCCTGTTTCGTCGATCAAGTCTCGCCTTACCAAGGTACCGGGGCTATGGATTGGCGGCGCGTTGATCTTTGCGTTTGCCTTCACCGCGTTGTTCGCCAGCGTGATCGCTCCTTATTCGCCGGATGAACGCTTCGGACAGAACGAACCTCCGAGTGCCGCCCATTGGTTAGGGACCGACTCCAACGAAAAAGATGTGCTGACCCGTGTCATCTATGGCTCGCGGTTGTCTCTGGTCGCCAGTATCGCCTCGATCAGCTGCGCTGTGGTGGTTGGCGTCGGACTGGGGATGCTGGCTGGATATCGAGGGGGCCGAACCGATATGTTCGTAATGCGACTGATCGATATCTGGCTTTCGTTTCCGAGCCTGCTGATCGCGTTTCTGGTGATTGCCGCGCTCCGGCCTGGTTGGCCGGCGGTGATTCTGGCGGTCGCACTGATTAACGTACCGGTCTTCGTCCGCCAGGTTCGGGCCGAAATGCTTTCCTTGAAACATGCCGCTTACGTCGAAGCCGCCATCGCCGCCGGAGCGAAGCCTTCGTACCTGGTAATCTTCGTTTTTCTGCCAGCGGTCAGCGGAACGATCTGGGTGCTGGCAACGCTAGGGCTGGGGCATGCCATTCTGGAAGTCGCTGGGCTGTCGTTCCTCGGAATCGCAGGCGATCCGTCCCACGCCGAGTGGGGGGCGATGCTGGTCGAAGCGAAGGAGTATTTGCACGCGACCATCTGGCCGGCACTCGCTCCGGGGATTGCAATTTCGCTGACGATCCTCGGTTTCAACCTGTTTGGCGACGGTCTGCGGGAATTTTTCAGCCGCCGTAGCCGTAGCTTCTAG
- a CDS encoding aldose 1-epimerase, which yields MGLEVVEIRDEATGSFAKIAPGFGFNCFQFVANVDGQEVDVLWKTEDFENGTARPSSSGIPILFPFPGRLKGTKLIWEDREFQLPEGDGRGNAIHGFVLRRAWRVLEKTESKVTAEFQASKDDATLLEQWPTDFKIQATYEISGATLTGTYRIENPSSKPMPFGLGTHPYFNVPVGGESADACEIVVPFTFAWEFKDQLASGNQFNRDSDPFKPMLFKDTQYDNGFGGLECEDGLCTTSIHDPASGRTIVQQFDDQFDSVVLYNPGHREAFCIEPYTCIPDAFQLRRQGYDGGLRVLASGDVFETAIRIKVQ from the coding sequence ATGGGTTTGGAAGTCGTTGAGATCCGCGACGAAGCCACCGGCTCGTTCGCCAAGATTGCCCCCGGATTTGGATTCAACTGTTTTCAGTTCGTCGCCAACGTCGACGGACAGGAAGTTGATGTCCTATGGAAGACAGAAGACTTCGAGAACGGCACCGCTCGACCTTCCAGCAGCGGGATTCCGATCTTGTTCCCCTTCCCTGGCCGACTGAAGGGAACGAAGCTGATCTGGGAAGATCGCGAGTTTCAGCTTCCTGAAGGGGATGGCCGCGGCAATGCGATCCATGGTTTCGTGCTCCGCCGTGCATGGCGCGTGCTGGAAAAGACCGAATCGAAAGTGACCGCCGAGTTCCAGGCCTCGAAAGACGATGCCACCCTGCTGGAACAATGGCCGACCGACTTTAAGATTCAGGCCACCTACGAGATTTCAGGCGCGACCCTGACCGGCACCTACCGGATCGAAAACCCTTCCAGCAAGCCGATGCCATTCGGTTTGGGGACGCACCCTTACTTCAACGTGCCCGTCGGCGGCGAATCGGCCGATGCATGCGAGATCGTCGTGCCGTTTACGTTTGCCTGGGAATTCAAAGACCAGCTTGCCAGCGGCAACCAGTTCAACCGCGACAGCGATCCTTTCAAGCCAATGCTGTTCAAAGACACGCAGTACGACAACGGTTTTGGTGGACTGGAATGTGAAGATGGTCTGTGCACGACCTCGATCCACGATCCTGCCTCTGGCCGAACGATCGTGCAGCAGTTCGACGATCAGTTTGACTCGGTCGTGCTGTACAACCCAGGCCACCGCGAGGCCTTCTGCATCGAACCTTACACCTGCATTCCAGATGCCTTCCAACTCCGCCGCCAGGGATACGATGGTGGCTTGCGAGTGCTGGCCAGCGGCGATGTCTTCGAGACCGCCATCCGAATCAAAGTGCAATAA
- a CDS encoding sulfatase, which produces MRCLAFLLCACLLAGLTSPASAAERSPNFVFILVDDLGWTDLGCFGSSFYETPNVDKLAKSGIRFTNAYAACQVCSPTRASIMTGRYPTRTGITDYIGAAQPDKWNRKTPLLPAPYETKLALDEVTIAEALKQKGYATFFAGKWHLGSEAFFPEHQGFDVNQGGIDRGGPYGGKKYFSPYGNPRLKDGPDGEHLPDRLATETVKFMEAHKDEPFLAYLSFYSVHTPLMSRENLKQKYEEKKKTLKHGEIWGQEGARKVRLVQEHAVYAGMVEAMDQAVGKVLDGIDSLGLADNTVVMFMSDNGGLSTSEGHPTSNLPLRGGKGWIYEGGIREPMIVRWPGVTKAGSVSEQYVSSVDFFPTILEMAGVELPQQVTLDGMSFAPVLKGQTIDRGAIYWHYPHYGNQGGSPTAAVREGDWKLIEFYEDGHLELYNLADDPGETNNLAEKKPELASKMHAQLKAWRQETGAKMPTPRAAN; this is translated from the coding sequence ATGCGCTGTCTCGCTTTTTTGTTGTGTGCTTGCCTGCTCGCTGGGTTAACTTCGCCTGCTTCCGCTGCCGAGCGTTCGCCAAACTTCGTGTTCATTTTGGTCGATGACCTGGGCTGGACCGACCTGGGCTGCTTCGGCAGTTCGTTCTACGAAACCCCCAACGTCGACAAGCTGGCCAAGAGCGGAATTCGTTTTACCAACGCGTATGCTGCCTGCCAGGTCTGTAGCCCGACCCGAGCCAGCATCATGACCGGTCGTTATCCCACACGGACCGGCATTACCGACTACATCGGCGCCGCTCAGCCAGACAAATGGAACCGCAAGACTCCGCTGCTGCCAGCTCCTTACGAAACGAAACTCGCCCTCGACGAAGTCACCATCGCCGAAGCCTTAAAGCAGAAAGGTTACGCGACCTTCTTTGCCGGCAAGTGGCACCTCGGCTCGGAAGCGTTTTTCCCCGAGCACCAAGGCTTTGACGTCAACCAAGGGGGCATCGACCGCGGTGGCCCTTACGGCGGCAAGAAGTATTTCTCGCCTTACGGCAATCCACGTTTGAAAGACGGCCCTGACGGCGAGCATCTGCCTGACCGACTGGCGACTGAAACGGTCAAATTCATGGAGGCTCATAAGGACGAGCCATTCCTGGCATACCTTTCTTTCTATTCAGTGCATACTCCGCTCATGTCGCGCGAAAACCTGAAGCAGAAGTACGAAGAGAAGAAGAAAACGCTGAAGCATGGCGAGATCTGGGGGCAAGAGGGAGCCCGGAAGGTTCGCCTCGTGCAAGAACACGCCGTTTACGCTGGCATGGTCGAAGCGATGGATCAGGCCGTCGGCAAGGTGCTCGATGGCATCGACTCCCTTGGTCTCGCCGACAACACGGTCGTGATGTTCATGTCCGACAACGGTGGGCTTTCAACGTCAGAAGGTCACCCGACCAGCAACCTTCCGCTGCGAGGCGGCAAAGGCTGGATCTACGAAGGTGGGATCCGCGAACCGATGATCGTTCGTTGGCCTGGCGTGACGAAAGCTGGCAGTGTTTCCGAGCAGTACGTCAGCAGCGTCGACTTCTTCCCGACGATTCTAGAGATGGCCGGCGTCGAACTGCCGCAGCAAGTGACGCTCGACGGGATGAGCTTTGCTCCGGTCCTGAAAGGACAAACGATCGATCGTGGGGCGATCTATTGGCACTACCCACACTACGGCAACCAGGGAGGTTCTCCGACGGCTGCCGTACGGGAAGGTGACTGGAAGCTGATTGAGTTCTACGAGGATGGCCACCTCGAGCTTTACAATCTGGCGGACGATCCTGGCGAGACCAATAATCTCGCCGAGAAGAAGCCAGAACTCGCATCCAAGATGCACGCTCAACTGAAAGCATGGCGTCAGGAAACCGGGGCCAAGATGCCGACCCCGCGTGCCGCCAACTAG